The window AAATTTAATTTTCATAATTCTTTGTTCTTAGTCCAAGAAAATGCGAAAATTATGGTTGCTAGTTAAGGTGATATTTTTTAATTAAGTAATCTTAAAAGGGTTTAATTAAAATAAAACATTTTATGATTGTTTTTGATAAAGTTATATTCTTAAATGTAGTCCCTTCCTTATTTATTTAGTGAATATAATCGTAAATTGCCACAGTTAAATATTATATTTTTGAGTTTTAAATTTAATAACATAATGTATTTTATAAAGTTTTCTAGTATTGTGACTCCAAAAGTTATTTGTATTTTCGTATTATTCATATTATTTTCTTGTGAGGATCCTCCACAAGATAATCGTAAAGCTTTTCAAGCAGTATTAAATCATTTCCAGGATCCCAAGGATAGTTTAAAATTAAAAGCTGCCTACTACCTTATTGACAATATAAACAATCATTATTACCACGAAATTATTCCTAGACGAAAATGGGAAAAAATCCTAGATTATTCTGATAGTTTAATTGAGGTAGAAGAAGAGAATTATATTCCGAAAATGAATGAAATATTTAACTCACAAGGAAAGTTTACCTTTAAGAAGGAATTAGATGACCAAACAATTAGCTCTGAAGATTTAATTATAAACATTGATTTAGCTTTTAAGGTTTGGAATAAACCTTGGAATAAACATGTAGATTTCGAAGCATTTTGTGAATTTATACTACCGTATAGGACAAAAAATGAACCTATTGACATAAGTTTGAGAAGTAAATATTTGGAAAACCTATCTAATAAACTTAATGATTCCTTGAAGTTTTCTGATATTTTAAATATCGTCAACAGTTTTTCTACTTATCCAGATCATAATTTAATAACACTGATTCCTGCGGATTTAAGTATTGAAGATATTAAAAAAGGGAGAATGACAACATGTATCGGAGAATCAAATATGGTCAATTTTAAGGCGAGGGCAATAGGTATTCCCACGGCAACTGACTTTACGATTTGGCCAAATTCCAGTGGTAACCATTATTGGAGTGTCATTCCATATGATAAGGATAGTATTCTATACGCGGATAAAGATTTCTTTTTTGGATCCCCAGGATCCTATAAATTAAGAAATAAAATTGCCAAAATATATAGATATATGTATAGTACACAAGAGCAAACATCTGAATTAAGGATACAAGAAAAAGAAAATAAAACCTTTTTACAGAATCCAAATTTGATGGATGTTACTTCTCAATATATAGAAACTACGGATATTAATATGGATTTATATAATTATGAAGGCAAAAATTTTACAAATGCCTATTTGTGCATTTTTAATAATAAAAAGTGGAATCCAATTGCTTTTTCGAAGGTAATTAATAATAAAATCACATTTAATAATGTTGGACGAGAATGTATTTTTTTAATTGCATATCTTGAGGATAACAAGTTTATACCTGCCTCTAATCCGTTTTCCATCGACAAAAGTGGAGAAATTAGTAAGTATATTGCAGATGAATCTCATAAAAGACAAATACATTTAACAAGAAAAACAAAATTAATTAAAAAGGTAATCGGTTTTGGAAATACCTTAAGAGGAGCAATTTTTCAACTATCCAAGACTTCTGATTTTAAAAACCCAATAAATATATATGAGATATCAAGTGAGGATACTATTGTTAAACCCAGAGAAATTGATCTCAATCTTGATGAAAAGTATCGATATGCAAGGGTGATAAATGATAATGATGTGCCTATGCATTTAGCTGAAATGCAGTTGTACTTGAAAGATAATAAAAAAATTAAAGGATACATTATTGCGGATGAAGATACCCCAAGTAAGAATATCCTTGATGATGATTTTTTAAGTTATGCAACAATTGAAAATCACAACAATAATCAATCCTGGATTGGGCTTGATTTTGGAAAAGAACATTTTGTCGATAAGTTATTGTTAGCTCCAAGAAGTGATGTAAATTATGTAAAACCTGGAGATACTTATGAATTATTATATTGGGATAATAAGTGGATATCACTTGGAAAAAAAATTGCAAGTTCTTATTACCTTGACTTTGACGAAGTACCCGATAATGCTTTACTATGGCTATCAAACCTAAGTGAAGGGGTTGAAGAAGAATTGTTTATTTATAAAGATAATCGACAACATTTTTGGAACTTAACAGACATATAAGACTATACATCTTGTAGCCTGACTTAAAACAAAAATCTCAACAAGGCTAGCCTTGTTGAGATAGATCAAATAAATGATAATATTGTACTAACGAACAGTTCAAACTAGGGGAAGCTTACATTTTTGGGAGGAAGTCATTATAAAGTACATTTGAAAAAGTTCTCATACTTTTTAAAGGAATTAATTTAAAATTTCACCTCAATAATATCACTCTTTACACTTTTAACAGGAGAGACGTTTGTACAAAAATAGTTGTCAAAAATTATTTTTTCTTTAAACCACTTAATGTCCTTATAACTTACGTAATCTCGCATTATTCTTATTTCCGACAATGGAAGACTTAGTCCTAACCCAATTGCCTTCACAACAGCCTCCTTGGCCGTCCAATATTCATAAAATTTGAACCCCTTTTTACTCTTTATTTCTTTAAATTCATCTGATGTAAAAACTGAATTAAAACATTCAATATCTATATCAATAATTTGTTCGATATCTATTCCCACTTTTTCTTTCGAAAAAGCACAAACAACCATTTCCCCACTATGTGAAATATTAAATTCAAAACCTATATTCTCCATTTGTGGTTTTCCATAAGCACTCTTTGAGTAATTATTAAAATCTATTTTACGATTATATATCATATAATAACCTGCATAAATTAATAATTTACCAAATAATGTATTTTGCCTATCCTGCCATCTATAATATTTAATAATATCTTTTTGTAGAAATTCTGGTAAAAAGTTTAAATAATAGTCCCACTCATCTAAACATAATTCCTTATCTACTTTTGTAAAAAGTATTAGATTCTTACCAGAACTTATTCTAATATTTTGGAATGAAGACAGGTTTTCAAATGAAATCTTACTTGTAAAACTCATATGATTTTAAAATGTATTATGAGAACATACCTTTATACATACATTGTGTTTCATACGATTCCTTAATGAATTCGGCAATCTCCTTTGGATGATCATAAATAAAAAAATGATTTCCAGAAAGCAGCTTATATTTAAAATTTGACGTAGTATAATTTTTCCAATTTTGAATACTACAACAAAATTTTTCTTTATCTCCCATTAGGGCGTAAATAGGTGTCGAAATTTTAATTTCACCATTCAAATCGCTTTCCTTTTCTACAATCTCAAAATCAGCTCGAAGAATTGGCTCAAAAAAATCAAATAATTGTTTATTTTCTATAATCTCATTTTCAATTCCTCCCAATAACTTCAATTCAGATATAAATTTTTCTTTAGGTAAATCATACCTTTGTATATCATTTTTAATATTAGGTCCTGGATTTCCAGATGCCACAAAACAGAGAGGATAGAATTTTCTTTTTTCCAATTCTGAAATCACAGAAAACCCCAAACTGGCTCCCATGCTATGACCATAAATTATAAATTGGTTTGACCCAATATTATCCAATATTTGATTCAGAACATCCCGTACCGCTAAATTTTTGTCAAACAATAGTTTCTCCTTAATCCTTTTTCCTCTACCCGGGAGTTCTATGGGTATAATATTAAATTTCTTCTCTAAATAAGGCATGATAAAATTGAAAGAATATACATTTCCCCCAGCATAATGCAATAAAATTAAATCCGGTTTTAGCATTTACAATTATTTAAATTAATTTAATGTAACAATTTCTTTAACTTCTATAAGGTGGCCATACTCCATCTTGTATAATCTATCCGCACAATTATAATATTTATCATCATGGGTCACTGCTAATATCGTAAATCCATTTTTTAATAAATAAGGAATTATCTTTTTATAAAACTTCTGGCGAAAAATTGGGTCTTGATCTGCTGCCCACTCATCTAATACTATTATTGGTTTATTTTCTAATAAGGCATTTATTAACGCTAGCCTTTTTCGCTGACCAACAGATAAATCTATAGTGGAAAATTTATTATTAAGAATAGTAACATTTTTATCTATTTCAAAAATTCGCAAATATTCCTGAGCTCTTTTAGTATCAACATTATCTATTCCGTACATTTCTTCAAAAAGATAAAAATCACTAAAGACAGGTGAAAATAAACTCTTAACATTAATTAGGTTCTCCAAATTACACAATTCATCATTTAATTTAACTTTACCCTTATTAGGGTGATAAATATTTAATATTGTATTGAACAATGTTGTTTTACCACTCCCATTTCCCCCGTAAATAAAAACTACTTCTCCCTTATTTATATTTAAATTTATAGGTCCAATTGAAAATTGGTCTTTACCATAAGAAAAACAGTAATTTTCAAACTCAAGCTTATTAAATTCTACTTGTTTACTGACCCGCTCTTCGACATTAACATTTTTATTAACTATTTCTAATTCAGTCATTAAATTATTTAATTTATTTAAAGAGATAAATGTTTTATTCATAACAGGAACTGCTGTCATAATCATTCCAATAGGTCCCAACATGTACATTAATACAATAATATAACTGATCGAAGATTCTATTGAAACTTTGAGTAAAGAAGATGAATAGAAAACAATAAAGGTTATTAAGAAATAAAATAATATTTGTCCCATAACTTGAGTATTTAGATACCCAATTAAAGCTCCTTTATCATGAGACCTTGCATTATTTATTATATTTCCGATTTTAGCGCTTAGTTTTTGACCAATAATCGGGTTTAAATTTATTTCTTTCGTACCATTCAAGATAGAGTTGAATAGCCTTATAAAACTCTTTTCTAGATTTCTTGAATTATTAAATTTTTCATGGCTTTTTTTATTTCTGATAAGGTATATCCCCACGGTAATAAATATGATTGTAAAACTAATTAGAAACAAGCTCAATGATATATAAGCCATATAAAAAAAACAACAACTTACCAATACTATTGATGATACAAAATCTATTAATAGTAATGACCCGCTTGTAATATTTCCTACATCCCTAGTTAAAATAGAGTAAACTTGATCTTTATTTTCTATTATTTTGCGTAATGGAGCTTTCAAAACCTGATTAATAATAGTTTTTCTAACATTCCAATATATTTCTTGAGATAAATTAATTATTCCTCCAGACAAAACTCTTTTTAAAGTAAAAAACAGAGCTATTATTCCAATAAATGTCATTAAATAAAAACTTTCTCTCTCTATATATCCATTAATAAGTAATAATTCGATCATCGAATTTAAAAGAATAACGAAACTAAAGCTTGTAATACCTAAAATCATAGATAACAGGGAGTAAGCAATAATTTCTACATTGGATATTTTTGTAAGTGTCTTTATTTTTTTAAGCATATTATTATAGGATTTAGTTTTTTGAATTTTGAATTTTGACTTTAGAATTCAAATCGTTGATTTGAACATTAATCTTGTTTTCTTAATATTTAAAATACTTTTAAGAAATATATAGACCATTTAACAGGATAAATAAGAAATTATTTTAGCTCTTTTACAGATTATGTTATTTGAAGTTCACATTAATGGTAATTAATCATATCCAACCAAGGTAAGTTGTTTAATCATTTATTAATAATAAAATTTACAATTGAAAAAAATTGTCCAATTTCACATACTGTTACCTTCATAATAATAATGTATTCTTATTACAACTTTTAATCATAAAACAATGATGTGATAATCTAATGTTCATTATTCAATAACCAAACTTTCTCGCGCTTGAAAAAAATTATTTATTATACTTTAAAAAATCCTTTGTTCTATAGATATATTATCTCTAAATCCTAGTGATTCATGACATTTTGAAAATTTACAAATAAATAATTCTTTATAGACATAAGAATATCTTTTTAAGATTACTTTTTCTATATGAAAGTGCAAGAATTCTAAAGCAAATAATATTTCTTATTTTAATAGAGTTTTTTCTTTTAAAAGTTTTAAAATAGCTTTTGGATGATTAAAAATGAAAAAATGATTGCCTT of the Zhouia spongiae genome contains:
- a CDS encoding discoidin domain-containing protein — encoded protein: MYFIKFSSIVTPKVICIFVLFILFSCEDPPQDNRKAFQAVLNHFQDPKDSLKLKAAYYLIDNINNHYYHEIIPRRKWEKILDYSDSLIEVEEENYIPKMNEIFNSQGKFTFKKELDDQTISSEDLIINIDLAFKVWNKPWNKHVDFEAFCEFILPYRTKNEPIDISLRSKYLENLSNKLNDSLKFSDILNIVNSFSTYPDHNLITLIPADLSIEDIKKGRMTTCIGESNMVNFKARAIGIPTATDFTIWPNSSGNHYWSVIPYDKDSILYADKDFFFGSPGSYKLRNKIAKIYRYMYSTQEQTSELRIQEKENKTFLQNPNLMDVTSQYIETTDINMDLYNYEGKNFTNAYLCIFNNKKWNPIAFSKVINNKITFNNVGRECIFLIAYLEDNKFIPASNPFSIDKSGEISKYIADESHKRQIHLTRKTKLIKKVIGFGNTLRGAIFQLSKTSDFKNPINIYEISSEDTIVKPREIDLNLDEKYRYARVINDNDVPMHLAEMQLYLKDNKKIKGYIIADEDTPSKNILDDDFLSYATIENHNNNQSWIGLDFGKEHFVDKLLLAPRSDVNYVKPGDTYELLYWDNKWISLGKKIASSYYLDFDEVPDNALLWLSNLSEGVEEELFIYKDNRQHFWNLTDI
- a CDS encoding 4'-phosphopantetheinyl transferase family protein; its protein translation is MSFTSKISFENLSSFQNIRISSGKNLILFTKVDKELCLDEWDYYLNFLPEFLQKDIIKYYRWQDRQNTLFGKLLIYAGYYMIYNRKIDFNNYSKSAYGKPQMENIGFEFNISHSGEMVVCAFSKEKVGIDIEQIIDIDIECFNSVFTSDEFKEIKSKKGFKFYEYWTAKEAVVKAIGLGLSLPLSEIRIMRDYVSYKDIKWFKEKIIFDNYFCTNVSPVKSVKSDIIEVKF
- a CDS encoding thioesterase II family protein; its protein translation is MLKPDLILLHYAGGNVYSFNFIMPYLEKKFNIIPIELPGRGKRIKEKLLFDKNLAVRDVLNQILDNIGSNQFIIYGHSMGASLGFSVISELEKRKFYPLCFVASGNPGPNIKNDIQRYDLPKEKFISELKLLGGIENEIIENKQLFDFFEPILRADFEIVEKESDLNGEIKISTPIYALMGDKEKFCCSIQNWKNYTTSNFKYKLLSGNHFFIYDHPKEIAEFIKESYETQCMYKGMFS
- a CDS encoding cyclic peptide export ABC transporter, whose product is MLKKIKTLTKISNVEIIAYSLLSMILGITSFSFVILLNSMIELLLINGYIERESFYLMTFIGIIALFFTLKRVLSGGIINLSQEIYWNVRKTIINQVLKAPLRKIIENKDQVYSILTRDVGNITSGSLLLIDFVSSIVLVSCCFFYMAYISLSLFLISFTIIFITVGIYLIRNKKSHEKFNNSRNLEKSFIRLFNSILNGTKEINLNPIIGQKLSAKIGNIINNARSHDKGALIGYLNTQVMGQILFYFLITFIVFYSSSLLKVSIESSISYIIVLMYMLGPIGMIMTAVPVMNKTFISLNKLNNLMTELEIVNKNVNVEERVSKQVEFNKLEFENYCFSYGKDQFSIGPINLNINKGEVVFIYGGNGSGKTTLFNTILNIYHPNKGKVKLNDELCNLENLINVKSLFSPVFSDFYLFEEMYGIDNVDTKRAQEYLRIFEIDKNVTILNNKFSTIDLSVGQRKRLALINALLENKPIIVLDEWAADQDPIFRQKFYKKIIPYLLKNGFTILAVTHDDKYYNCADRLYKMEYGHLIEVKEIVTLN